The following proteins are encoded in a genomic region of Rhizobium sp. CCGE531:
- a CDS encoding TetR/AcrR family transcriptional regulator, which translates to MRPPPNPATGRPRSPDVDAAILDAALALFVDGGLGAVSFEQITKRSGVSRTAIYRRWRSREEIIARALGRLREQAEETFSDWAERPIFEVMDWFVENVPRQMLNPLYRSLSRSVLALEDSSELKAIYSEAVLRPRREAFSVLIQRARGSGALPEGLDPDLIQDMLSGALLHQILLEPAGQTEEQLREYIIRLLGGFGLLPRRVSHRLTGVEEE; encoded by the coding sequence ATGCGCCCACCCCCGAACCCTGCGACCGGCCGGCCGCGAAGTCCCGATGTCGATGCCGCAATTCTCGACGCCGCGCTCGCGCTGTTCGTCGATGGCGGGCTCGGGGCGGTGAGCTTCGAGCAGATCACCAAGCGATCGGGCGTCAGCAGGACGGCGATCTACCGTCGGTGGAGATCCAGGGAAGAAATCATTGCCCGAGCCCTGGGTCGCCTCCGCGAGCAGGCGGAGGAGACGTTCTCGGATTGGGCCGAGCGTCCGATTTTCGAGGTGATGGACTGGTTCGTCGAGAATGTACCCAGGCAGATGCTCAATCCGCTCTATCGGAGCCTGTCACGCAGCGTACTGGCCCTGGAGGACTCGTCGGAGCTCAAGGCGATCTATTCCGAGGCGGTCCTGCGTCCTCGCCGGGAAGCATTCTCCGTGCTGATCCAGCGTGCCCGGGGCAGCGGCGCCCTTCCCGAGGGTCTCGACCCTGATCTCATTCAAGACATGCTGAGCGGGGCCTTGCTCCATCAAATCCTCCTCGAACCTGCGGGTCAAACGGAGGAACAGCTCAGAGAATATATCATCCGCCTTCTTGGCGGCTTCGGGCTTCTGCCAAGACGAGTGAGCCATCGTTTGACCGGCGTGGAGGAAGAATGA
- a CDS encoding MFS transporter, translating into MSEQNNKTSKSWVLALVSIASCMVALDAMVVTTALSAIRVSLGASLESLEWTVNAYNLSFAVLLLTGTALGDRFGRRRMFCYGIVLFAGGSAACGLATTVGWLIAARALQGAGAALVVPLAMALLGAAFSREERGKALGVFSGVTGVALIGGPVIGGAIAQGLAWQWIFWINLPIAAIVIPLAARRIDESFGSGSALDIPGIALVTGSALGLAWGLMRGNNAGWSSVEVVATLGAGLLLAAAFVGWELRAREPMVPMRFFRSSAFASGIGSSFFFYASMYGVLFLLPQFLQTAQGHGAFEAGVRLLPWTATLFVVAPFAGKLVNRIGERPLVVGGLILQALGMAWIGLIVAPDLAYAQLVAPMVFAGAGVSMAMPAAQNAVLGSVAGSEIGKASGTFNMLRYLGGVFGVAVLVAVFAHTGNIHSAKAFSEGFAVAIGVSAGLSVVAAIAGLWLPRAATAAGSTMTVVVRGEAQIEPAMSSHQADQT; encoded by the coding sequence ATGAGTGAGCAGAACAACAAAACGAGTAAATCCTGGGTGTTAGCGCTCGTCTCGATCGCATCGTGCATGGTAGCGCTCGACGCCATGGTCGTCACCACGGCCCTGAGCGCCATCCGGGTCAGCCTGGGGGCTTCGCTCGAATCGCTTGAGTGGACCGTCAACGCCTACAACCTTAGCTTTGCCGTGCTGCTGTTGACTGGCACCGCGCTCGGCGACCGCTTCGGACGCCGGCGCATGTTCTGCTACGGCATCGTGCTGTTTGCCGGCGGATCGGCCGCATGTGGGCTTGCAACCACTGTTGGCTGGCTGATTGCGGCACGCGCCCTCCAAGGAGCCGGCGCGGCCCTTGTCGTGCCGCTCGCGATGGCACTTCTGGGCGCGGCCTTCTCCCGCGAAGAGCGCGGGAAGGCCCTTGGCGTCTTCAGTGGTGTCACGGGCGTCGCGCTCATCGGCGGACCGGTGATCGGCGGCGCAATTGCGCAGGGCTTGGCGTGGCAGTGGATTTTCTGGATCAATCTGCCGATCGCCGCGATTGTCATCCCGCTGGCGGCGCGTCGAATCGACGAGAGCTTCGGATCGGGCTCGGCTCTCGACATTCCAGGAATTGCGCTGGTGACCGGCTCCGCGCTCGGCTTGGCTTGGGGCCTGATGCGCGGGAACAATGCGGGCTGGAGCAGCGTCGAAGTTGTGGCGACGCTCGGGGCGGGCCTTCTGCTGGCGGCCGCCTTCGTCGGCTGGGAACTGCGGGCCCGCGAGCCGATGGTGCCGATGCGATTCTTCCGCTCGTCCGCCTTTGCATCGGGCATCGGGTCGAGCTTCTTCTTCTATGCCTCGATGTATGGCGTCCTGTTCCTCCTGCCGCAGTTCCTGCAAACCGCGCAGGGCCACGGAGCATTCGAGGCCGGCGTGCGACTGCTGCCCTGGACCGCCACGCTGTTCGTGGTGGCGCCATTCGCCGGGAAACTGGTCAACCGGATCGGCGAACGCCCTCTCGTCGTCGGCGGCCTCATCCTGCAGGCGCTCGGCATGGCGTGGATTGGCCTGATCGTCGCACCTGACCTCGCCTACGCGCAACTCGTTGCTCCGATGGTATTTGCGGGTGCTGGTGTGTCGATGGCGATGCCTGCCGCACAGAATGCCGTACTGGGTTCGGTCGCAGGCAGCGAAATCGGCAAGGCGTCGGGCACCTTCAATATGCTGCGCTATCTCGGCGGGGTGTTCGGCGTTGCTGTTCTTGTCGCGGTGTTTGCGCACACGGGCAACATTCACTCCGCCAAGGCTTTCAGCGAAGGCTTTGCAGTGGCGATTGGCGTCTCCGCCGGTCTGTCGGTCGTGGCTGCCATCGCAGGCTTGTGGCTGCCACGCGCCGCAACGGCAGCAGGATCAACCATGACCGTGGTCGTGCGCGGCGAGGCGCAGATCGAACCTGCGATGAGTAGTCACCAGGCGGACCAAACGTAG
- a CDS encoding YrdB family protein, protein MRAIALGIRFALELCILASLAALAAHLAVPLLVQALLGIAFCATGAVVWGTFLSPKRKYEIGSAGRLILEAGFFLGAALILNYVGWPALAIALIIVAAADRIVLALFP, encoded by the coding sequence ATGAGAGCGATCGCGCTTGGTATAAGATTTGCCCTTGAACTTTGCATCCTTGCGTCGCTTGCCGCATTGGCCGCGCATCTGGCCGTGCCATTGTTGGTGCAAGCACTGTTGGGAATAGCGTTCTGCGCGACGGGCGCCGTCGTCTGGGGCACGTTCCTCTCCCCAAAACGGAAATACGAAATCGGGTCGGCCGGACGACTGATTCTTGAGGCCGGATTCTTCCTGGGCGCGGCCTTAATCCTGAATTATGTCGGCTGGCCGGCGTTGGCGATCGCGCTGATCATCGTCGCTGCCGCCGATCGGATCGTCCTGGCGCTGTTTCCGTGA
- a CDS encoding metalloregulator ArsR/SmtB family transcription factor: MAIEKSTADQLNQAFSALADPTRRAILARLATGEATVSELLAPFELSQPTISKHLKVLENAGLIERGRDAQRRPRKLVATALKDVADWVEPFRKQWEGRLDNLDRHLAEMKK, translated from the coding sequence ATGGCAATTGAAAAATCTACTGCGGACCAGCTGAACCAGGCCTTTTCTGCTCTTGCCGATCCGACGCGGCGCGCGATCCTGGCTCGGCTCGCAACCGGCGAAGCCACGGTGTCGGAACTGCTGGCGCCGTTCGAACTCAGCCAACCGACGATCTCGAAGCATCTCAAGGTGCTGGAGAATGCGGGCCTCATCGAACGCGGGCGTGACGCGCAGCGGCGACCGCGCAAGCTGGTGGCAACGGCTCTTAAGGATGTCGCCGACTGGGTAGAGCCCTTTCGCAAACAATGGGAAGGCAGGCTCGACAATCTGGATCGCCACCTCGCGGAAATGAAGAAGTAG
- a CDS encoding sigma-70 family RNA polymerase sigma factor, producing MTPSGAEADESRSAFDRRLGELRPKLHRYCARMTGSVIDGEDVVQEALMKAIKALPKAGRVANLDGWLFRIAHNAALDFLRRRRRYEAIHSNEEAEMTAALINPVSDRQAAAASLRTLMRLPVTQRSCVILMDVLGHSLDEISQVTETSIPAVKAALNRGRRGLREIANEPEDLSVPALAEPERLLLAKYVDNFNARDFDAVRDMLADEVRLELVNKTRMNGKREVGRYFHNYSDVDDWHFVPGLVDGRPALLVRDPRDPSAAPSYFVLLQWVGDKFTNIRDFRHARYAIEGAEVVIAG from the coding sequence ATGACTCCATCCGGAGCTGAAGCCGACGAAAGCCGTAGCGCCTTCGATAGGCGTCTCGGCGAACTGCGGCCAAAGCTACACCGTTACTGCGCACGCATGACGGGCTCGGTGATCGATGGCGAGGACGTCGTTCAAGAGGCGCTGATGAAGGCGATCAAGGCGCTTCCGAAGGCTGGACGGGTCGCCAATCTCGACGGATGGCTGTTTCGCATCGCACACAACGCGGCGCTGGATTTTTTGCGCCGACGGCGGCGCTACGAGGCCATCCATTCCAATGAGGAGGCAGAGATGACCGCTGCTTTGATAAACCCGGTCTCCGATCGTCAGGCTGCGGCGGCAAGCCTGAGGACCTTAATGCGGTTGCCGGTGACGCAGCGGAGCTGTGTCATCCTGATGGATGTGCTCGGTCACTCGCTGGACGAAATCAGTCAGGTGACAGAAACCAGCATCCCGGCCGTCAAGGCAGCGTTAAACCGTGGCCGCAGGGGTCTGCGAGAGATTGCCAATGAACCCGAGGATTTATCCGTTCCGGCCCTGGCCGAGCCTGAGCGTTTACTCCTGGCCAAATACGTCGACAACTTCAACGCGCGTGACTTCGACGCCGTCCGGGACATGCTCGCCGATGAGGTGCGACTGGAACTCGTCAACAAGACACGCATGAATGGCAAGCGCGAGGTCGGACGATACTTTCACAATTACTCTGACGTCGACGATTGGCATTTTGTCCCCGGGCTGGTTGACGGACGCCCGGCGCTTCTCGTGCGCGACCCTCGCGATCCATCCGCGGCACCGTCGTATTTCGTTCTGCTACAGTGGGTGGGGGACAAGTTCACCAACATCCGGGATTTTCGCCATGCCCGCTATGCGATTGAAGGTGCGGAGGTCGTAATAGCGGGTTGA
- a CDS encoding SRPBCC domain-containing protein: MTLTIADSGVVIDRDTHTIIVTRVLAAPCEQVFEAWTRPEHVTCWWDPTGEPLAECEIDLRPGGTFRFLNRHSAATHQFAGVYREIAPPRHLIFEAMGAIGRVTFDETAGGTRLTMRIECGSAERLDQYLKMGIDTGTAKTLDNLVVYVRATPQRTSSALSDVPSTEG; the protein is encoded by the coding sequence ATGACGCTGACAATCGCCGACAGCGGAGTCGTGATTGACCGGGACACGCACACGATCATCGTGACGCGCGTCCTAGCCGCACCCTGTGAACAGGTCTTCGAAGCATGGACGCGGCCCGAGCATGTGACATGCTGGTGGGACCCAACAGGCGAACCGCTGGCAGAATGCGAGATCGACCTTCGCCCGGGGGGAACGTTCAGGTTCCTTAACCGGCATTCCGCCGCCACCCACCAGTTCGCGGGTGTCTATCGCGAGATCGCACCGCCACGTCATCTCATCTTCGAAGCGATGGGGGCGATCGGGCGCGTCACTTTCGACGAGACTGCGGGCGGGACGCGTTTGACGATGAGGATTGAATGCGGCTCGGCGGAACGGCTCGATCAGTATTTGAAAATGGGCATCGACACTGGAACGGCGAAGACCCTTGACAATCTCGTCGTATATGTCCGTGCGACGCCCCAGCGGACGTCAAGCGCGTTGTCAGATGTTCCGAGCACCGAGGGGTAG
- a CDS encoding MAPEG family protein, with translation MQRSVWIAAHPAFLAYAITCTVLCVNLLMLWVSSGAIRAKGRVAINPEDGARFGVPVSEFDPPIVARLLRAHRNAEATIYPFLLLGLLYVFLGGSPAIAIPIFTIFVAARIVHSIIYLKAIQPWRTIAFAVSLLAIVVLMGAVVHDLIVA, from the coding sequence ATGCAACGGTCAGTTTGGATTGCAGCACACCCAGCCTTCCTGGCGTATGCCATCACCTGCACTGTTCTGTGCGTCAATCTTCTGATGCTCTGGGTCTCCAGCGGGGCGATCCGCGCCAAGGGCCGCGTGGCAATCAATCCGGAGGATGGCGCACGCTTTGGTGTCCCTGTGTCAGAATTCGACCCGCCAATTGTCGCACGGCTCCTGCGTGCGCATCGCAATGCCGAGGCTACGATCTATCCATTCCTGCTGCTGGGGCTGCTTTACGTATTCCTGGGAGGAAGCCCTGCAATTGCGATTCCCATTTTCACAATCTTTGTAGCCGCGCGGATCGTGCATTCGATCATCTATCTGAAGGCCATACAGCCATGGCGGACGATCGCTTTTGCGGTCTCCCTCCTCGCAATCGTTGTCCTGATGGGCGCCGTAGTCCACGATTTGATTGTTGCCTGA